The Corallococcus silvisoli genome contains the following window.
GGACGGCCACCAGTCCGAGGGGCACGGCGACGAAGAGCCTCTTCTGGCTCAGCGACTGGAGGCGGGCCTCGAGGGACTGCACCTGGTTGGAGTCGCCGATGGCGCGGGCCTGTCGCGCCTGCTCGCGGGCACCGTCCTCGTCGCCCAGGTCCAGGAGGATGGCGCCGAGCAGGGCGTGGCCGTCCCCGTCGTCGGGCCGCAGCTCGGTGACGCGCGCCGCGTGCGTCCGGGCGGCCGCGAGGTCTCGCTTCCTGTAGGCGAACAGCGCGAGCGCCTTATGCGCCTCGAGGTCGTTGGGATCCTTCCGGAGCTGCTCGGACATCGCGCTCTGGGCCTCGTCGAACGCGGCCATCTGTCGCTGCAAGGAGTCCCGCCAGTTCTGGGCCTCGATGCGGTCGTTCCCGTCGAGGCCCAGCTCGAGCGCGCGCTCCATGGCGCGGTGGGCCTCCTCGTATTCGCCATGCTGCACGAGCATGCGCCCCAGCAGGAAGTGTGTCTGGGGATTCTCCGGGGCCTCCTTGAGCAGTCGTTGGATGTGCTGCCGCGCCTCGATGGGATTGCCGCCCGTGGGGTCCAACGCGGCGTCGGCCTGTTGGCGCACGGCCTCGAGCTCGGCGCTGTACCGCGGGGGCTGTTTCAGCTCAGGAGCCTGGAAGGCGAAGAAGAGGGCAAGAACCAGCGCGTGCATGATGGGGTCCTCGAATGGCGCGACCCGGTTTTAACACAGCGCGCCTCGGGCTCGAGGCCGTCCGCGTGGATGCAGGCGACGGGCATCATGGATGACCCCACGGGGGCCTGTTTCCGTCGTGGACGGGGAGGGTTCGCATGGGGAAGCATCCGGCCTCCATGTCCCAATACACCACCCAGATCGCCAAGGCCCCGAAGGGCCACACCATCCCCCCGCTGCTCCGCGATGTCGGCGCGTTCGTGGGCACCCAGGACCATGGCACCCTGGGCTGGTTCGACGTGTTTGGCTTCGATGCGATTCCCAGCGAGTACTCGCCCGAGAACGCGAAGCGGCTTCAGGCCGCGGGCTTCTCCTTCCTGAAGCTCCCGGATGGGTCCCTGCTGGCGCTGCTGAAGAACGCGGTCGTGCTGCTGGGCTCCGAAGGGGAGACGCGCACCGTCGCGGACTCGCTGGAGGCGTTCCTCGTCGCCTGGTCGGAGGGCAGCACGGGCATCTACGACCTGGATGACGACGACGCGTCCTCGGGCCGCGAGGCGCTCGCCGCGTGGATCCAGGCCCGGGGCCTTCGGGTCCCCAAGGCGCCGCGCTTCGACTTCTCGGCGTGGCTCGACGGCGAGGCGCCGACCCCGGAGGTGGCGCCCGTCGCGGGCCTGGGGACGCCCACCGACGACGTGAAGGCGATGGGGCCGGCGCTGCGCCGGCTGGTGTCGCTGCTGGGACAGCGCGCGGACTCGCCGGAGGTCGTCAGGTACGCGGAGGAGGTCCTGGGCAAGCCGGCGCCCCGGTCCACGACGCCGCAGACGGACTCCATCAACCTGGAGGCGCCGAAGGCGGGCGTGGAGCTGAACTTCACGCATGAGGTCCTCCACGAGGCCTTCCCGCCCATTCCGAAGACGGCCCGCACCTTCGTGCCGTACCTGTCGCTGGCGTGGGTGCGGCCCCAGTTCCCGGAGCCCGTGCTGGGGCTCGACGCGACGGACCTGACGGAGGAGGCCATCACGAAGAAGCTCGGGCCACCGACCGAGCTGCGTCCCAGCTCCATGCTCACGGATGCGCTGACGGTGCCGCACTGGGTGCGGCCGCTGGACAGCACGGGGACGACGGAGCTGGTGGTCTCCCTGCGCAAGGTGCGCACCATCACCTTGCA
Protein-coding sequences here:
- a CDS encoding tetratricopeptide repeat protein, giving the protein MHALVLALFFAFQAPELKQPPRYSAELEAVRQQADAALDPTGGNPIEARQHIQRLLKEAPENPQTHFLLGRMLVQHGEYEEAHRAMERALELGLDGNDRIEAQNWRDSLQRQMAAFDEAQSAMSEQLRKDPNDLEAHKALALFAYRKRDLAAARTHAARVTELRPDDGDGHALLGAILLDLGDEDGAREQARQARAIGDSNQVQSLEARLQSLSQKRLFVAVPLGLVAVLVLGLGGYWMSRRRNRRASSAGAA